A part of Citrifermentans bremense genomic DNA contains:
- a CDS encoding phosphomannose isomerase type II C-terminal cupin domain, protein MERGERPWGTYTVLDENSGYKIKRIEVLPGQRLSLQKHHHRSEHWIVVSGTAKVTCGDSVRIVNINESTFIPIGASHRLENPGVIPLIIIEVQSGEYLGEDDIVRFQDDYQRVEESVDPNNPAL, encoded by the coding sequence ATGGAGCGCGGAGAGCGTCCCTGGGGAACATACACGGTATTGGACGAGAACAGCGGCTACAAGATCAAGCGCATCGAAGTTCTGCCGGGCCAGCGCCTGTCGCTGCAAAAGCATCACCACAGAAGCGAGCACTGGATTGTCGTATCAGGCACGGCCAAGGTCACCTGCGGCGACAGCGTCCGTATCGTCAACATCAACGAGTCCACCTTCATCCCCATCGGTGCGAGCCACCGCCTGGAAAACCCGGGGGTGATCCCGCTGATCATCATCGAGGTGCAAAGCGGCGAGTACCTGGGCGAGGACGATATCGTCCGGTTCCAGGACGACTACCAGCGCGTCGAGGAGAGCGTCGACCCTAACAACCCGGCCCTTTAA
- the accD gene encoding acetyl-CoA carboxylase, carboxyltransferase subunit beta, translating to MAWFKRDNPPKAKGPAPRVKVPEGLWTKCVSCGETIYTKDIESNLNVCPKCNHHYRVSSRKRLEILLDEGSFTEFDAGVVSVDFLDFKDSKSYQERIDAALAKGGSKDAIICGAGRIEGTPVQICVFDFSFMGGSMGSVVGEKITRGIERAISDRTPCIIVSASGGARMQESILSLMQMAKTSAALAKLREEGLPFVSILTDPTTGGVTASFAMLGDINMAEPKALIGFAGPRVIEQTIRQKLPQGFQRSEYLLDHGMVDVIVDRSKMKAQLSSILKMLYRP from the coding sequence ATGGCTTGGTTTAAAAGAGACAATCCGCCGAAGGCTAAGGGACCGGCTCCCAGGGTGAAGGTCCCCGAGGGGCTTTGGACTAAGTGCGTCAGCTGCGGCGAGACGATCTATACAAAGGACATCGAGAGCAACCTCAACGTCTGCCCCAAGTGCAACCACCATTACCGGGTATCCTCCAGGAAGAGGCTGGAAATCCTCCTGGACGAGGGGAGCTTCACCGAATTCGACGCGGGCGTGGTCTCGGTCGACTTCCTTGACTTCAAGGATTCCAAGAGCTACCAGGAGCGCATCGACGCAGCGCTCGCCAAGGGGGGGAGCAAGGACGCCATCATCTGCGGCGCCGGCCGCATCGAGGGGACCCCGGTGCAGATCTGCGTCTTCGACTTCTCCTTCATGGGCGGTTCCATGGGGAGCGTCGTGGGCGAGAAGATTACCCGCGGCATCGAGCGCGCGATTTCCGACCGTACCCCCTGCATCATCGTTTCCGCCTCCGGCGGCGCGCGCATGCAGGAGAGCATCCTCTCGCTCATGCAGATGGCCAAGACCTCCGCGGCGCTGGCCAAGCTGCGCGAGGAGGGGCTTCCCTTCGTCTCCATCCTCACCGACCCCACCACCGGCGGGGTCACCGCCAGCTTCGCCATGCTGGGTGACATCAACATGGCCGAGCCCAAGGCGCTGATCGGCTTCGCCGGGCCGCGCGTCATCGAGCAGACCATCAGGCAGAAACTCCCCCAGGGGTTCCAGCGCTCCGAGTACCTTCTGGATCACGGCATGGTCGACGTCATCGTGGACCGCAGTAAGATGAAGGCGCAGCTCTCCAGCATCCTGAAGATGCTCTATCGCCCGTAA
- the rfbB gene encoding dTDP-glucose 4,6-dehydratase → MQDLFTPTSLLVTGGAGFIGSNFINHFMAGNKGCRVVNLDLLTYAGNLKNLAAVEGNPDYRFVKGDICDARLVAGLLAEEKVDAVVHFAAESHVDRSIIGPDIFVRTNVLGTQTLLEASRLHAEGVPGFRFLQVSTDEVYGSLGAQGYFTEETPLAPNSPYSASKAGADLLVRAYSETFGLATLNTRCSNNYGPYHFPEKLIPLMIHNILKKKPLPVYGDGLNVRDWLHVKDHSAAIERVLKQGKPGEIFNVGGNNEWKNIDIVNLVCDLMDQRLGRPAGESRGLITFVKDRKGHDRRYAIDASKLKRELSWEPSYTFECGIAETIDWYLANQGWVEEVVSGAYREYYEKQYGQQ, encoded by the coding sequence ATGCAGGATTTGTTCACCCCGACTTCGCTCCTGGTGACAGGCGGCGCCGGGTTCATCGGTTCCAACTTCATAAACCACTTCATGGCGGGCAACAAAGGCTGCAGGGTCGTGAACCTGGACCTTCTGACCTACGCCGGGAACCTGAAGAACCTGGCCGCCGTCGAGGGTAACCCCGACTACCGCTTCGTGAAAGGTGACATCTGCGACGCCCGCCTGGTGGCGGGGCTTTTGGCCGAAGAGAAGGTGGACGCCGTGGTGCACTTCGCCGCCGAATCCCACGTCGACCGTTCCATCATCGGCCCCGACATCTTCGTGAGGACCAACGTCCTGGGGACCCAGACGCTCCTCGAGGCGAGCCGCCTGCACGCCGAGGGCGTGCCCGGTTTCCGCTTCCTGCAGGTCTCGACCGACGAGGTGTACGGCAGCCTCGGCGCGCAGGGGTATTTCACCGAAGAAACGCCGCTTGCGCCCAACTCCCCCTACTCGGCCAGCAAGGCGGGGGCGGACCTTTTGGTCCGCGCCTACTCCGAGACCTTCGGCCTCGCCACTTTGAACACCCGCTGCTCCAACAACTACGGACCCTACCATTTCCCGGAGAAGCTGATTCCCCTCATGATTCACAACATCCTGAAAAAGAAGCCGCTGCCGGTGTACGGCGACGGGCTGAACGTGCGGGACTGGCTGCACGTGAAGGACCACTCCGCCGCCATCGAGCGGGTGCTCAAGCAGGGAAAACCGGGGGAGATCTTCAACGTCGGCGGCAACAACGAGTGGAAGAACATAGACATCGTGAACCTGGTCTGCGACCTCATGGACCAAAGGCTCGGGCGTCCCGCAGGCGAGAGCAGGGGGCTGATCACCTTCGTAAAGGACCGCAAGGGGCACGACCGGCGCTACGCCATCGACGCCTCGAAGCTCAAGCGAGAGCTTTCCTGGGAACCGAGCTACACCTTCGAGTGCGGCATCGCCGAGACCATCGACTGGTACCTGGCGAATCAGGGGTGGGTCGAGGAAGTCGTTTCCGGCGCCTACCGCGAATACTACGAAAAACAGTACGGGCAGCAGTAA
- the rfbD gene encoding dTDP-4-dehydrorhamnose reductase, translating to MILVVGSKGMLGQELMKVFGDAARGVDIDDIDITDLVSVQRVLLTLKPRIVINAAAYTDVDGCQTEVEKAMQVNGEGVAYLALGTKEIGAKLVQVSSDYIFDGKKGAPYLEDDLASPLSIYGESKLAGEMNAWFNPDHLIVRTQWLYGHGGKNFVETMLKLAAEKDELSVVDDQVGSPTWAYDLALAVKALLEKGCSGTYHAANSGSVSWNGFAKEIFRLAGLDIKVNPMSTQELGRPAPRPLYSTLDCSKLAQDAGVTLQPWQQALERYLEQRPAR from the coding sequence ATGATATTAGTGGTCGGCAGCAAAGGGATGCTGGGGCAGGAACTGATGAAGGTCTTCGGCGACGCCGCACGCGGGGTCGACATCGACGACATCGACATCACCGATCTCGTCTCGGTGCAGCGGGTGCTGCTCACCCTCAAGCCCCGCATCGTCATCAACGCCGCCGCCTACACCGACGTCGACGGCTGTCAGACCGAGGTGGAAAAGGCCATGCAGGTCAACGGCGAAGGGGTAGCCTACCTGGCGCTGGGGACCAAGGAGATAGGGGCCAAGCTGGTCCAGGTCAGCAGCGACTACATCTTCGACGGCAAGAAGGGCGCCCCCTATTTAGAGGACGACCTGGCCTCGCCGCTTTCCATCTACGGCGAGTCCAAGCTCGCCGGCGAGATGAACGCCTGGTTCAACCCCGACCACCTGATCGTGAGGACCCAGTGGCTTTACGGCCACGGCGGGAAGAACTTCGTGGAGACCATGCTTAAGCTTGCGGCAGAGAAGGACGAACTCTCGGTGGTGGACGACCAGGTAGGCTCCCCCACCTGGGCCTACGATCTCGCCCTCGCCGTCAAGGCGCTCCTGGAGAAGGGATGCTCGGGGACCTACCATGCCGCGAACTCCGGCTCCGTCTCCTGGAACGGCTTCGCCAAGGAGATCTTCCGCCTGGCGGGCCTGGACATCAAGGTGAACCCCATGAGCACGCAGGAGCTTGGGCGCCCCGCGCCGCGTCCGCTCTACTCGACGCTCGATTGCAGCAAACTCGCGCAGGACGCGGGGGTAACGCTACAGCCCTGGCAGCAAGCCCTGGAGCGGTACCTGGAACAGCGGCCGGCACGGTAG
- a CDS encoding Na+/H+ antiporter NhaA encodes MRKQLSLLQEFSLPLVAGVVLALAWANIAPEQYHHLLHDPFLAGLSLHFITNDLFMTFFFGMAAVEITQSCLPGGDLHPLKRAVNPLLATAGGVLGPVAVYLILNLWFGAPELARGWGIPTATDIALAWLAARFIFGKGHPAISFLLLLAIADDALGLAIIAVFYGDPNTPAVPAWLLLTLAAMAVCYGLRLRRVTSYWPYLVLGGVLSWSGLFLAHLHPALALVFVIPFLPHPSSETAHIFELDPADHTPLSRFEHDWKLFVDLGLFVFGLVNAGVSFGSVGTATWLVLASLIGGKVVGIVSFALLGRGIGFPLPAGMGLRELLATGLLAGIGFTVALFVAGEAFSDPDLSGAAKMGAMLSLFAFVPAAAVERIGRRFGKAVRH; translated from the coding sequence ATGAGAAAACAGCTGAGCCTGTTGCAGGAATTCTCGTTGCCGCTGGTGGCCGGCGTCGTCCTTGCCCTCGCCTGGGCCAACATCGCGCCGGAGCAGTACCACCACCTCCTGCACGACCCCTTCCTGGCAGGTCTTTCCCTCCATTTCATAACCAACGACCTGTTCATGACCTTCTTCTTCGGCATGGCGGCAGTAGAGATCACCCAGAGCTGCCTTCCCGGAGGGGACCTGCATCCGCTGAAGCGCGCGGTGAATCCGCTTTTGGCCACCGCCGGCGGAGTGCTCGGGCCGGTGGCGGTCTACCTGATCTTGAACCTGTGGTTCGGCGCTCCTGAGCTCGCCCGCGGGTGGGGCATTCCCACCGCCACCGACATCGCGCTCGCCTGGCTCGCCGCCCGGTTCATCTTCGGCAAGGGACACCCCGCCATATCCTTTCTGCTGCTTCTCGCCATAGCCGACGACGCTTTGGGGCTCGCGATCATCGCGGTTTTCTACGGCGATCCGAACACCCCGGCTGTACCTGCCTGGCTCTTGCTCACCTTGGCGGCTATGGCCGTTTGCTACGGGCTTCGCCTGCGGAGGGTGACCAGCTACTGGCCCTACCTCGTCCTCGGCGGGGTGCTGAGCTGGTCCGGGCTTTTCCTGGCGCATCTGCACCCGGCCCTGGCGCTGGTCTTCGTCATCCCATTCCTGCCGCATCCCTCCAGCGAAACGGCGCATATCTTCGAACTGGACCCCGCCGACCACACCCCGCTCTCCCGTTTCGAGCACGACTGGAAACTGTTCGTCGACCTGGGACTCTTCGTCTTCGGGCTGGTCAACGCCGGCGTATCCTTCGGCTCGGTCGGTACTGCCACCTGGCTTGTCCTCGCTTCGCTCATCGGGGGGAAAGTGGTGGGGATCGTTTCCTTCGCCCTTTTGGGGCGCGGCATAGGGTTCCCGCTCCCCGCCGGGATGGGGCTGCGCGAGCTTCTCGCCACTGGCTTGTTGGCTGGAATAGGTTTCACCGTGGCGCTCTTCGTGGCGGGGGAGGCGTTTTCCGACCCCGACCTTAGCGGTGCCGCCAAGATGGGGGCGATGCTGAGCCTCTTCGCCTTCGTGCCGGCCGCCGCGGTCGAGCGGATCGGCCGCCGGTTTGGCAAGGCCGTCCGGCATTAA
- a CDS encoding LPS-assembly protein LptD, with protein sequence MKAAKAGWLLTYLLLLAAPAMGEPAVPVDKEVTLQANDLSIDVPTQVYRAQGEVRITQDGLSLLADSVVYHRLTGEAKAQGGVLMERSGDTMKGDSLSLNLLSQEGVLLNGQLFVKRSNMRLRAERLEKTGPADYKMTKGSFTTCDGDKPSWRFEARQVKVTLEDFATAKDAVFYAGDVPVFYTPYLIFPANTERQSGLLLPRLGYSSKKGFYYDQPYYWAINPSQEATFDLDLESSRGVGAGVDYRYLRPHGSSGRLQAFGIYDTQKSEFRGEVDQRHLEFLTPRLTLASNIHLITDRRYFLDYGELSGEYNRQYLESTVSFDQRWERSALFGELRYTNDLEAPNNDTTLQRLPTVGFIEAGEKVGPAYFSMDSRFTNFQREAGATGQRLQLHPRLAWYAKPAGFLDLSLYGGYQQRMYNAQGEESETGWRQLGQADAGGTLSLPLERVYDGRLRHLLIPAVEYSFVQQRHDEDLPFFDYDDRVLGQNAARWSLTNVVTRKYAEPDGVPEYRDLLYLKLSQGYWFSGQRRDLLTLVDEGHRLTDLMLEGVITPVQRLSVALDTRYNTTDSSFSTANTVIELKGEGRDKAKLGYRHSRGEVDYLEAGFTLPAARDITTDMLWRYSADSGKLLESRYAVEYRRQCWSVTFTYSERVSSRNVPGEQQFSVNFTLAGIGSLGPLRAF encoded by the coding sequence ATGAAAGCTGCAAAAGCCGGCTGGCTTCTCACATACCTGCTGTTACTGGCGGCCCCCGCAATGGGCGAACCTGCCGTCCCCGTCGATAAAGAGGTGACGCTGCAGGCCAACGACCTATCCATCGACGTTCCGACACAGGTCTACCGCGCCCAGGGGGAGGTACGCATCACCCAGGACGGGCTTTCCCTGCTCGCCGACAGCGTGGTCTACCACCGGCTCACCGGCGAGGCGAAGGCGCAGGGGGGCGTGCTCATGGAGCGCAGCGGCGACACCATGAAGGGAGACAGCCTCTCCCTGAACCTCTTGTCCCAGGAGGGGGTGCTTCTAAACGGGCAGCTTTTCGTCAAGAGGTCTAACATGCGGTTGCGCGCGGAGCGCCTGGAGAAGACGGGCCCCGCCGACTACAAGATGACCAAGGGGAGCTTCACCACCTGCGACGGCGACAAACCCAGCTGGAGGTTCGAGGCGAGGCAGGTGAAAGTCACCCTTGAGGATTTCGCCACCGCTAAGGACGCCGTCTTCTACGCCGGCGACGTCCCCGTCTTCTACACCCCGTACCTCATCTTTCCGGCCAACACCGAAAGGCAGTCCGGCCTTTTGCTCCCCAGGCTCGGCTATTCCTCCAAGAAGGGGTTCTATTACGACCAGCCTTACTACTGGGCCATAAATCCGAGCCAGGAGGCGACCTTCGACCTGGACCTGGAAAGCTCACGAGGGGTCGGCGCAGGGGTGGATTACCGCTACCTGAGGCCGCACGGAAGCTCTGGGAGGTTGCAGGCCTTCGGCATCTACGATACCCAGAAATCCGAGTTCCGCGGCGAGGTGGACCAGCGGCACCTGGAGTTCCTCACCCCGAGGCTCACCCTGGCCTCCAACATCCATCTCATCACCGACCGCCGCTATTTCCTGGACTACGGCGAGCTTTCCGGAGAGTACAACCGGCAGTACCTGGAGTCGACGGTCTCCTTCGACCAGCGCTGGGAGCGTAGCGCCCTGTTCGGAGAGCTGCGCTACACCAACGACCTCGAGGCCCCCAACAACGACACCACCTTGCAAAGGCTCCCCACCGTCGGTTTCATCGAGGCCGGCGAGAAGGTGGGGCCGGCTTACTTTTCCATGGATAGCCGGTTCACCAACTTTCAGCGGGAGGCGGGAGCCACCGGCCAGCGCCTGCAGCTGCATCCCCGGCTCGCCTGGTACGCCAAGCCAGCCGGCTTCCTCGACCTCTCCCTTTACGGAGGCTATCAGCAGCGCATGTACAACGCGCAAGGGGAGGAAAGCGAAACCGGGTGGCGGCAGCTGGGGCAGGCGGACGCAGGGGGAACGCTTTCTCTGCCGCTGGAGCGGGTGTACGACGGGCGGCTGCGGCACCTTCTGATCCCTGCGGTCGAGTACAGCTTCGTACAGCAGCGGCACGACGAGGACCTTCCCTTCTTCGATTACGACGACCGGGTGCTCGGTCAAAATGCCGCCAGGTGGTCGCTCACCAACGTGGTGACCCGGAAGTACGCAGAGCCCGACGGGGTTCCCGAGTACCGCGATCTTCTCTACCTGAAGCTCTCCCAGGGGTACTGGTTTTCCGGTCAGCGTCGAGACCTCCTCACCCTGGTGGACGAGGGGCACCGGCTCACGGACCTGATGCTGGAGGGGGTGATCACCCCGGTGCAGCGACTCTCGGTGGCCCTCGATACCCGGTACAACACGACCGACAGCAGTTTCTCGACGGCAAATACGGTTATCGAGCTGAAGGGAGAGGGGCGCGACAAGGCGAAGTTGGGATACCGCCACAGCCGCGGGGAAGTCGACTACCTCGAGGCCGGCTTCACCTTGCCCGCAGCAAGGGACATCACGACCGACATGCTGTGGCGCTATTCCGCGGACAGCGGAAAGCTTCTGGAGTCCCGCTACGCGGTCGAGTACCGGCGCCAGTGCTGGAGCGTTACCTTCACCTATAGCGAGCGGGTCAGCAGCCGCAACGTCCCCGGGGAGCAACAGTTCAGCGTCAACTTCACGCTGGCCGGAATAGGTTCGCTCGGCCCCTTGCGGGCGTTCTAG
- a CDS encoding mannose-1-phosphate guanylyltransferase yields MYIVVLAGGSGTRFWPLSRKSTPKQLMSVFGGKSMLQRTVERVLPLNPKRILVVTNALQAAETRNQLAYIEEVPVDVIEEPVGRNTAPAIGLAASIIARFDPDGVMAVLPADHYILDEDTFRDTLQQASGVAQTGSLVTLGITPTRPETGYGYIEAAAAGGSVAVDVKRFVEKPNMERALEFLETGRFYWNSGMFVWGACTILDQIASHMPELSGALAKLSFDSDVWELADLKPQIAEIYGSIKGESIDFGIMEKAESVQVIPASFGWSDVGSWSALPEVIEPGEDGHVVIAAKGSISVGSNECLAYGNGKMVALVGVQDLIVVDTPDALLVCAKSAAQDVKKVVEELERRGKTEYL; encoded by the coding sequence ATGTACATAGTGGTACTGGCCGGTGGTTCCGGCACCAGGTTCTGGCCCCTTTCCCGCAAGAGCACGCCGAAGCAGCTCATGTCCGTTTTCGGCGGAAAGTCTATGCTGCAAAGGACGGTGGAGCGGGTCCTGCCGCTCAACCCGAAGCGGATACTGGTGGTGACCAACGCGCTGCAGGCGGCCGAGACCAGGAACCAGCTCGCCTACATCGAAGAGGTACCGGTCGACGTGATCGAGGAGCCGGTGGGACGCAACACCGCCCCGGCCATCGGCCTTGCCGCCTCCATCATTGCCCGCTTCGATCCAGATGGCGTCATGGCCGTGCTTCCCGCCGACCACTACATCCTGGACGAAGATACCTTCCGCGACACGCTGCAACAGGCAAGTGGGGTAGCCCAAACGGGGAGCCTGGTGACGCTGGGTATCACCCCGACCCGGCCAGAGACCGGCTACGGCTACATAGAGGCGGCGGCCGCAGGCGGCAGTGTGGCGGTAGACGTCAAGCGCTTCGTCGAGAAGCCGAACATGGAGCGGGCCCTGGAGTTTCTGGAGACCGGCCGTTTCTACTGGAACTCCGGGATGTTCGTCTGGGGGGCCTGCACCATCCTGGACCAGATCGCGAGCCACATGCCGGAACTCTCCGGCGCCCTGGCAAAGCTCAGCTTCGACTCGGACGTATGGGAGCTCGCCGACCTGAAGCCGCAGATAGCGGAGATCTACGGCAGCATCAAGGGTGAGTCCATCGACTTCGGGATCATGGAGAAGGCCGAAAGTGTGCAGGTGATACCCGCCTCCTTCGGCTGGAGCGACGTCGGGTCCTGGAGCGCGCTCCCCGAGGTGATCGAGCCCGGGGAAGACGGCCATGTCGTCATCGCCGCCAAGGGTTCCATCTCCGTCGGCTCCAATGAGTGTCTTGCCTACGGCAACGGCAAAATGGTAGCCTTGGTGGGCGTCCAGGACCTGATCGTCGTGGACACGCCCGACGCGCTCCTGGTGTGCGCCAAGTCCGCGGCGCAGGACGTGAAGAAGGTGGTAGAGGAACTGGAGCGCAGGGGCAAGACGGAATACCTTTAA
- the trpA gene encoding tryptophan synthase subunit alpha codes for MGRISDRFASLKERGEKALVTFVTAGDPDLATTEKVVLELERAGADLIELGVPFSDPMADGPTIQLSSDRALASGTTLPAILELVTRLREKTQVPIVLMGYFNPIFAYGSERFAFDAAQAGVDALLVVDLPPEEAAELKGATDSCGIDLIFLLTPTSDASRIASVRRQGSGFIYYVSVTGVTGARSAVADTLAARVTEVRGALELPLVVGFGISTPEQAQEVARMADGVVVGSALVKYFEKYQGAELLKELGGFVAALKQGVLKGTLQ; via the coding sequence ATGGGCAGGATTTCAGATAGGTTTGCAAGCTTGAAAGAGCGGGGCGAAAAGGCGCTGGTGACCTTTGTCACCGCCGGCGACCCGGACCTGGCAACGACCGAAAAGGTGGTGCTCGAACTGGAGAGGGCGGGGGCCGACCTGATCGAACTGGGGGTTCCCTTTTCAGACCCCATGGCCGACGGGCCGACCATCCAGCTCTCCTCGGACCGCGCCCTTGCCTCGGGCACCACGCTCCCGGCGATACTGGAGCTGGTGACAAGGCTGAGAGAAAAGACCCAGGTCCCGATCGTGCTGATGGGGTACTTCAACCCCATCTTCGCCTACGGTTCCGAGCGCTTCGCCTTCGACGCGGCACAGGCAGGTGTCGACGCGTTGCTGGTGGTGGATCTTCCCCCGGAGGAGGCCGCGGAGCTCAAGGGAGCGACCGACAGCTGCGGAATAGACCTCATATTCCTGCTCACGCCGACCTCCGACGCATCCCGAATCGCGTCCGTCAGGCGCCAGGGGAGCGGCTTCATCTACTACGTTTCCGTCACCGGCGTCACCGGCGCCAGGAGCGCTGTGGCCGACACGCTGGCGGCCCGGGTCACCGAGGTGCGCGGGGCCCTGGAGCTGCCGCTCGTGGTAGGTTTCGGGATCTCCACCCCCGAACAGGCGCAGGAGGTGGCACGGATGGCCGACGGCGTGGTGGTGGGAAGCGCGCTGGTCAAGTATTTCGAGAAGTACCAGGGGGCCGAGCTCCTGAAAGAGCTGGGAGGCTTCGTCGCCGCGCTAAAACAAGGGGTGCTGAAGGGGACCCTGCAGTAA
- a CDS encoding bifunctional folylpolyglutamate synthase/dihydrofolate synthase, with protein MTYAETLSHIYALGRFGMKPGLSRISPLLAALGNPQERFRCVHVVGTNGKGSTASFLSSILSAGGYRTGLFTSPHLISFTERIRIDGNEISEEEVVLLTARVMAAAPPESTFFEIVTALAVLYFAEKGVEVAVFEAGMGGSLDATNALDGILCAVTPVSLEHTEYLGESLAEIAREKSGICKPGAPLVSASQHPEAEAAIARRAEEIGSPLYRQKESFDAFWQERRLCYRGIGVTLDGMEVGLYGRYQSGNAALALAAVELLGGLGFPLPPQAMRAGVARAFWPGRMELLPGAPRVLLDGAHNPAGAEALAEALADIPRARLLVVVGVMGDKELSGILGPLLPLADEVFCVTPALERALAGEEIARFCLAAGVMAQDAGSVMQGLEQAQSAAFDEDLILVCGSLFTVGEARGYLLARRFEPFRG; from the coding sequence ATGACCTACGCCGAAACGCTCAGCCATATCTACGCCCTGGGGCGTTTCGGGATGAAGCCGGGGCTCTCCCGGATCTCCCCGCTTCTCGCCGCCCTGGGAAATCCGCAAGAGCGGTTCCGGTGCGTCCACGTGGTCGGCACCAACGGCAAGGGATCTACTGCCTCCTTTCTCAGTTCCATACTCAGCGCCGGAGGGTACCGGACCGGGCTCTTCACCTCGCCGCACCTGATCTCCTTCACCGAGCGCATCCGCATAGACGGCAACGAAATAAGCGAAGAAGAAGTGGTACTCTTGACCGCGCGCGTCATGGCCGCCGCGCCGCCGGAGAGCACCTTTTTCGAGATAGTGACCGCCCTGGCCGTCTTGTACTTCGCGGAGAAGGGGGTCGAGGTCGCGGTGTTCGAGGCGGGGATGGGCGGGAGCCTTGACGCAACCAACGCCCTGGATGGCATCCTCTGCGCGGTGACGCCGGTATCGCTGGAGCATACCGAGTACCTGGGGGAGAGCCTCGCGGAGATCGCCCGCGAGAAGTCAGGGATCTGCAAGCCGGGCGCCCCGCTGGTGTCGGCCTCCCAGCACCCCGAGGCCGAGGCGGCGATCGCGCGTCGCGCCGAAGAGATCGGTTCCCCCCTGTACCGCCAGAAGGAGTCCTTCGACGCCTTCTGGCAGGAGCGCAGGCTCTGCTACCGCGGCATCGGGGTGACGCTGGACGGCATGGAGGTCGGGCTTTACGGACGCTACCAAAGCGGCAACGCGGCGCTGGCCTTGGCTGCGGTCGAACTTCTCGGGGGGCTCGGATTCCCGCTGCCGCCGCAGGCGATGAGGGCGGGCGTTGCGCGCGCCTTCTGGCCCGGCAGGATGGAGCTCCTCCCAGGGGCGCCGCGCGTGCTTTTGGACGGTGCCCACAACCCGGCCGGGGCCGAGGCCCTCGCCGAGGCGCTCGCCGACATCCCGCGCGCGAGGCTCCTCGTGGTGGTGGGGGTGATGGGGGACAAGGAACTCTCCGGGATACTGGGGCCGCTGCTTCCACTGGCCGATGAAGTTTTCTGCGTGACACCCGCCCTGGAAAGGGCGCTTGCAGGCGAGGAGATCGCCCGCTTCTGCCTTGCCGCCGGAGTGATGGCGCAGGACGCAGGTTCCGTGATGCAGGGGCTGGAACAGGCGCAAAGCGCCGCCTTTGACGAAGACCTGATACTGGTCTGCGGTTCCCTATTCACCGTGGGCGAGGCCCGCGGCTACCTGCTCGCGCGCCGTTTCGAGCCCTTTCGCGGGTGA